In Aquila chrysaetos chrysaetos chromosome 17, bAquChr1.4, whole genome shotgun sequence, one genomic interval encodes:
- the LOC115352347 gene encoding translation initiation factor IF-2-like, whose amino-acid sequence MKCPSPSPGPGAAAAPPPRGPGSGGRQPPGPAYRPLVSLCDRRRGGRAAGGSGAERESGRGGGGGGGLGRGGGAAAPAGVPLFLRGQAQGGASSPPPPRAPAPAPFCGLGGGGGGGCGGVRRRGRERGCPAAVSAAGRRLPSPPAEIAAGRTTSPAPGRPGGCRDPSAAISLPARRARSVCPRAPSSRRRHGGRGGVCVCVVCAWGGFVAAARRRPRAEGAPLSFVFARPAPQPAEPPPLAAGARGRGPAALLAGPHHAHGPSAGREPGSGARAARPPRRRCRRDRNSLEGLAARLLQG is encoded by the exons ATGAAATGTCCGTCTCCCTCCCCGGGCCCCGGCGctgccgccgcgccgccgccgcggggaccAGGAAGTGGGGGGCGGCAGCCCCCGGGCCCCGCTTACCGGCCGCTCGTCTCTTTGTGCGACCGGAGACGCGGGGGCCGCGCGGCcggggggagcggagcggagcgagagagcgggcggggaggcggcggcggggggggtcTTGGCAGGGGTGGTGGGGCGGCTGCCCCCGCCGGTGTTCCCCTCTTTTTGCGGGGCCAGGCGCAAGGAGGtgcttcctccccccccccgccccgggctccggctccggctccaTTTTGTGGCCtaggcggcggcggcggcggggggtgtgggggggttaGGAGGCGGGGACGGGAGCGCGGTTGCCCCGCAGCCGTGTccgccgcggg CCGCCGGCTCCCCTCGCCGCCCGCTGAGATCGCGGCGGGGCGTACGACCTCCCCTGCCCCGGGCCGGCCTGGCGGCTGCCGCGACCCCTCGGCGGCGATTTCCCTCCCGGCCCGGCGGGCGCGCTCGGTCTGCCCCAGGGCCCCCTCTTCCCGGCGGCGGCATGGCGGGcggggaggtgtgtgtgtgtgtgtggtgtgtgcGTGGGGCGGCTTTGTGGCGGCCGCGCGTCGCCGTCCGCGGGCGGAGGGGGCTCCGCTGTCTTTTGTTTTTGCCCGGCCAGCGCCTCAGCCCGCCGAGCCCCCTCCCCTCGCCGCGGGAGCGAGGGGCCGGGGCCCCGCCGCGCTTCTGGCGGGCCCCCACCACGCCCACGGCCCCTCAGCGGGCCGGGAGCCGGGCAGCGGGGCGAGAGCGGCCCGGCCTCCCCGCCGCCGTTGTCGTCGAGACCGAAATTCCCTTGAAGGTCTGGCGGCCCGCCTTTTGCAGGGCTGA